From Octopus sinensis linkage group LG14, ASM634580v1, whole genome shotgun sequence:
AGTTGCTGTCTGTCTGCTTCAGTCTATGAACTATACAGATTGATATAGAGATCACTATGACAACTGATACGATCACAGctgctataacaataacaatcatcaCATTCAATTGGAGACCATTACTTGATTCTGTTGTTGTCTTTGAAGGGGTCTTAAATATCTTTGATGTGGTGTTACTAACTGTGAGAGTCAAAGACAAAGTTGTTGTCGATGACAGAACTGGACTGCCACTGTCTTTCACACCTAATTCCAGTTCATAGAATCCAGCATCATTTTGGTAAAGTGAGCGAGAGAAAGATAAGACACCAGAGTGATGGTTCATTTGAAATAAGTGTTTCTCATTACCTCTGAGTATTTCATATGTGAGGAAGGCATTGTGTTGGCTGTCTCTGTCAGAGGCCCTAACAACTGTGATATCCTGGTCAGAGTGGGGATGGTAGTGGACATTAAGAGTGAAAGGGTCAACATTAGGGAAACTGAAATAGGGAGCATTATCATTTAAATCcataacctcaacaacaacatttgCTCTCTTCTCCAGTGATGgtgttcctttatcttttactaaaaCCTTAAACTCATACAGgttcttttcttctctgtctagGGACTCAGTTGTGGAAATGAATCCCACATCAGATATCTGAAATGGTAGAATATCTTTTCCATTAGATAATAGAGAATAGGTTAATTGTCCTCCATCTCCAATATCTGGGTCTGTGGCATTGACATAGCCAACAGGGAAGTCTTTGTGTTCATTTTCATAGGTGAGAAACTTAAATATGTCCTGACTAAACTGAGGTTGTACATCATTTATGTCAGTGACCAGCACAGAAAACTGTTTCTCTACTTTCAATGGAGGTAAACCATTATCTTGACATTTAATGGTGAAATTAAagctcttctcactctctctatctatttcactCTTGACAACAACTTTGTAATTCTTTTCAGACTCTGCGATAAGCTGAAGATATCTATTTTGTAAATGACACTTCACTTGTCCATTTTTTCCACTGTCATTGTCAATAGCATTGACAAAAGCAACAAAACTGTGAATTAAAGTTCCTTCTGAGATGACTGCTGTGTTTCCAGTCGACTTGAAGACAAATTTGACATCAATTTTGGGAGGATTGTTAAGATGACTGATTCCAGTTACAAGAACAGTTGCAGTTGAGGACATTGGTGGGTTACCATTATCCCTTGCTTCAACAAACAATTTATATATCCTTCCAAATTGAAATTCTTTCTTCAGAAACAAATATCCAGTTACTTCATCTAATCTGAAAAACTGTTCAGTATATTTTGATGTTATGGCATTGAAAAAATAAGATATTAATCCATTTTCTCCTTCATCTAAATCCGTAGCCAACAGCTTTGCAATCGGTTTGTTTAACTGGTGTGTGTCATTTACAGTGACATTATAAGTATTTTGAGAGAACACAGggaaattatcattaatatctttaataattatttttatatgaagTACACCTTCTTTCTGTGGTGACCCATTATCTCTGGCAATAAGCTGAATATCGTAAATGCTTTTTGTCTCACGATCTAAGACATTTTCAAGGTTTAGTTGCAATAAATCAGATCCATCCAATTTTTTAGAAACAATCAATTTAAAAGGagtatttaaattttcaatcTCATATGTAATTTTGGAATTCTGAATACTGACATCATTATCAATGGCATTTGGAATTATATGCCTGGTTCCTATTAGAACGCTTTCatcaaattttaaatgaaattcctTTTTTGGAAACTTTGGAGAATTATCATTAACatcttctattataactttgagttttaatatcttaataacagaatagccatgttgaacagttatttccaatattctgaaaCATTCCACATTATATTGACACAGAATTTCTGCATCCAATATGGCAGCAGTGTACAAGTGTCCTCCCTGTGTAACATTAAATAACTGGTCTGTTTCATCAGAACTTCTCTGAAGTACATTAAACATCAGTTTGCTGTTATCGTCAAGAGATGGTACAGTATCCAATAAGTGTGTATCAGTGACAATATCTCCAATAAAGCTGTGTATATCATTGTTCTCTTTCACATGGTAGGTATGATCCACACACCAACAATTGTTAACCATTAACAACACCAACCAAAGTATGTATAACATGGTTACAGTCTACAATTCTGTTacaaggaaatatatgtataatgttattGAAACCTATGAAATAATGACTTCTGGAATATTTTCTTCTGTTATCACCTGTAAACATATGAAACATAAAAGCTAATTATGCATTAACAAAGATGAAGTAATCTAGAAAATTCACATCACTGAAAACTGGTAGCAATACAAAATTTTACCAACATATTACAAGGTACGCAAAAAAAATCTACATTATCGTTCCATTCTTTATCTTTATATGCATTTGATAGAATTTAAAGTTATTTTCCTCCTACACATTTAAGTTATGTTTTAGTGTgaaaaaatattacatcaattgtATAATCTCACCCTTGTAACAaacatttcttaaattttcatcatttcaagatCCTAATTTATACTTCAAATAAAAGAAGGAAGCATATTAACATATGTTTGACTGGTCTACATCTGTTAATTTATCTTCAATTCTCATTTTGTGTACTAAGAAATGAAGCCTACACTGACAATTAATGAACCTTTtccaaatatcagtcaaatctccctcaaatcacaaactATCATAATATTTAAGAAggggacatattggataatgtatatCAAAGTCCAGCATGGCACAAGACAAGAAGATATGATTATTATGGTTAGAACTGCCTTTGATTATTGATCTATCCAATTAGAAACAACAGGAGATTTAAATTTTGATTGGCAGTCAAGTAATATATGATTAGCTTTTCCACTGAAATCATGTTTCTATACATTATCCACAATCAGTCtgattaataaatgataaaagcaTTTTTCAGCAATAAATTCATAATCACATTATGATAAGCAGTAAGTTTTGTAGTCTGAAGAATATCCAGTTCAGCTTTTCAGCAATTTGCTGTAGAAAGAAAAACTTAATTTTTGTTGTAACATTCTAAAAGCACAATATGCTATGGGGTTTACTTTTTCTGTGGCCGTGTGTTTACCGTTGgctattttctttctccgtcttcccttccttggacctttcctttttctatgtttctgatgaagagctccgcttgaaatgtTGAATACtccatctttcatttctttcctaaGTGTCGAAGAACtctgtacttgttccacgtcctcgcgttgatgtcttttctctttattcatttttggagtaactatatatatatatatatatacacaaatagaaatttctatcggtttgttttgagacgcataaattataatggttattgacaatttttgtctttttttcggtatatttggcattagaatttttcttttgcccttatttttgtacattatttataaatttaacctttaaaggtattttttgatatgctggccagtGGTGTTGTTTAACTGAATAGCATCTTTGTTCTCCATCATCCCATAACTAAACTCAATACTCAATATGCATCAGGAAGACAAGTTGAAATGAATGTTCCTGAGTCACAATCTGTAATTCACTATTTGATGAaaaggaagtaaaagataaaactaaCAGAACACTAACTAAAGGAGTTGTTGCCCTTTGATTCTGacctaaaaataacaaaaaacaaataatgtcTGCCTAACAGTCTAAGCTGAACAAAATAATTTCCTTCATCACATCTCCCTTCTAATTACTAATATTTAGCATCATTCTCACATTAAACATTTGCCAATCTAATCACAATTAAACAATCAGTAATTTAGTGATTCCCTGGAACAgtaaaattacaaattttaaaatttagtaaaattatatCTTTCCTAAAATTTACCATTCTAGACGGTCtttgagaaataatatttatattttagatttgaTGAATGGAAATCATGACAAGGTACAAATATCTGTGAAAAATTCTAACAATAAGTAAACTTACTCTATTTTTACATCCTGTCTGTAACAGTAGAATGAACTTttgattaaataaaagatttgaaaaatatacaaaagattaCACAACAGAATAAGTTCTAATAAGTACTTACCAACAGGTATCAGTTATTTATATAGTTGTTGCTGTGCTGTTTCAGGGTTTTGGTAACAAAGTTATATCAGTAGCAGAAGTTCTGAGTAGTTTGGTATGTGACAGTGTTATGTAGTTCTATGGAGTTGGTTGTGTAGTGTGTAATGTGTGTTGTAGCCAATGACAAGCTGTCTTTTATTCCAGTGCAAGGAAACGGAAATACAGCCTCCAACTTTTGCAGTTAATGATGGACTGACTCACAGACTGGTTTACTTAACCCACacccacttacatatatatgtgaatgtgtgttagtACATAAATGAATAAGGAAGAAATGTCTAATGACTAGAATGAAGTGGACAGGCAATAAATTCAGTATGGAAAATATTGATTcaaaataatgttaatataaaTGTGTAAAAGTATAAGGAACCTAACTTTAGTAACTTTATGTTACAAACTGCACATAACTCTCAGAAAAGTTATCAtggaaccaaaataaaattgattcatataaaaaataaatatttggaaatattattatattaatacaaTAAAACAGCAGTTGAATCATagagaaaatttttttagaaaatacgAAACTAAGGCTATCAATAAACTTATTTCTGTTCAGCAGAAATGTGTGAAGTAAAACACTGAAGAACAGCAGAATAAGAGAATGAGCAGAAAGAATGATATTTACCAAACCTTTTGCATTTGTTAGGTTAAAGGGGTTTACTTCATTTTGGATTTCATAGATTTCctcagaattaataataataatattgaagaatttcATAAAGAACAGAAGTGGAAGGCAACTACTAATAGATATAACTTCTACAAACTACCATAGTAAAATATTCTGTAAATCTCAGATTTTCTAACAAAACATTAACATCTTGGAGCCTTCGGAGTGAACACTGATAgcattacacaatataaatataagattattAAGATTTTGCTATTTCAGAAATGGATTTGCAGAGAAGTTagaatgttgaataaaatgtttGCCGTATTTAGTTACAAATTATTATGCACTGTGCTAAAATTGCTCTGAgattagatttattttatcaatacaataaatgaaattaaatacaaaCCAAATAATTCGGTTGATTTACtgtaaattaaaatctaaaaacagaatCTGAAAACTAACAGAAACTAATGAATGAAACATTATTGATGCGTGTTCtactatgaaatgaaatattgttttgttattaatattttcttttaatgtattcCTTACTGGAAATGTATTGCCTGTCTTGAGAAAATAATGCTTTGTTATGTTCTTGAAATGATGCTATTAGACGTCTGTTGCAGACAGAGGAGGGAGTGGAGGTACCTGGGGTGATGAAGGTACCTTTGGTAGTGTTGTTATTTTGGGTACAGCTGGCAGAGATGGTTTACAGTCTGAAGTAAACTGACTTTTCACTGGTACTGTAGAATGTTGTCCAGTTATGTTAGATGTGGTCCCAGTAATAGTCAAAGGTGTTTGGTCAATCGAACAGGAAGTGTTATTATCGACATTAGGGTGATGGTGATATCCATATTTGTTATCTCCCCTTGATCTGTTGAGTGTGTTTTGAAGTTGATTTCTTCTATTCCATGTCTGGTCACTTTGGTAACGACACAGATctagaaaaaatattaagattttatataaatttatttgcaataaaaaaattaagcatTTGTTTCATGCATAAAATTATCCCAAATCTATGCAGGTTTACTCAAAACTTTGAATTTTTAATGAACAACTTGATAATTTAttgataatgaagaatttaattaaattcagatgtttttcattttaacattctCATTTTTAATTAGGGATTAGTCTTCAGAAGGAGTTTTGGAAGAataatatatgtgaataaatttcacgagaacattatatatattgaatagctTGACCTATATCTTTTTAAAGATTTGCAAATGGACACTaatcattaatttataattaaattttagtcGTGTATCTATGGAGATTGGTGGAATGAAAGCTTCCTAACTTGAAAATTAATGAATGGGTGAACAACAGAAAGAGCCACGAGGTGTAAAGCATTGCCTTAATATTTTACTCATCTGATTCATGCTAACATACGCAAAATGAATGTAAAACGAATGAACAAACtagatatgtattattatatcattaggaaatataatattaaatttaaaagtttCTTACATCTGAAGAAATTCTTGGTATTTTTATCTTACCTGGCAGTTCCTCATAATGTCCAGCACTACCAacactccagccatgaccactaTCAGTGTGAGATGACAATGTTGACATCTCACTGAATTGGTCAGGATTGTTCAGTTCTCTGTAACCTGGAGACATACTTTCCTCTCTGggaataaaaatctataaatataaacccAATGGATCATCAAGATGTTCTGAACgttcaaaaaaagaaatatatctcaAAGATTTAGACAATTCTAAGGAACCTTCAGTTGGGATGTTCATTTCTAATCATTGTATACTTTAAATTCTAAACTTTCTGAAGTCTTCAAGTAATTTCCTAGAAAGATGACCTCAAAACATcagtcagaatatatatataggtaatctttagtatatttatttactctGTCTCCAGGATATCTTAATCATCGCCATCTCAGAGTGCTATGACTTTTGAGTTTATAATATTCAAAGAAGCTTCAATTAGAAAGAAATAATCATATATTAATTTAGTTGCTCCAGTAAGCTAAGGATATGAACAATAACAAGCAGAGGTAATAATTCAATATGAAATCAGCAGTCGAGTTTCAAACTAACTTTTCAAATTGTATCTGACAGTTTATTAGTATTACCCTAGTAACATAGGAAAACTATTCTACAGGTGAAAATAGCAGACCTGTTTTATTCATGTCTAATGATGACTGCAATTGTACAGATAAGATTAGCAAGTGTCTAAAATACTGTGTATATAACATTCCTCCAACCATAAAGATTGTACatgtcaataaatatttgttacTTCTTAATTCCCTATGCAGCATTCAGAAGATATTCTTCTAGGAATAcccaaaattgaaaataatgcaaaaatacaTTTGGAAAAGATTGATGAACAATAAAGGGAATGATTTAAAGGTAAAATAGTGAGagtggtcatcatcatcttttaacatcagttctccatgctgacatgggatgGAGAGTAGGACAGGAGTTAGCTAGCCTTAGAGCTGTTCATGCTTCATCTCCCTATTTTTCTATAGTTTCTATGAAGAGACGACCatcgtaacaccaaccacttaacatggtgggtgcttttatacGGCCCCAACATGGGAACTGTTACGTAAAACCTCTATAGGCAATTTTACATGAAGCATGCAACAGCCATTTTTTCCttgatatttcaaataaatataagcaatttaCCTGTTCATGTCTGTTCAAAGTAAAATCGTTCCACTTATCACATGGCAAGGTTCTGCAGTAAGTATCTTCCCTATAAACCTTTGAGTCTTGAGATGGCTTCAGTTTTCTCGACATTGTGTACTGAACTCCAGGAGGAACACAGGTaggatcaaatatatatttcgattGCGTGTTTAATGCAGGTGTAACCTTGTGGTACATATCAAcactgttgttatagttgttgtctgTCTGATTCAGTCTATGAACTATACAGATCGATATAGAGATCACTATGACAACTGATACGATCACAGctgctataacaataacaatcatcaCATTCAATTGGAGACCATTACTTGATTCTGTTGTTGTCTTTGAAGGGGTCTTAAATATCTTTGATGTGTTCTTACTAACTGTGAGAGTCAAAGACAAAGTTGTTGTCGATGACAGAACTGGACTGCCACTGTCTTTCACACCTAATTCCAGTTCATAGAATCCAGCATCATTTTGGTAAAGTGAGCGAGAGAAAGATAAGACACCAGAGTGATGGTTCATTTGAAATAAGTGTTTCTCATTACCTCTGAGTATTTCATATGTGAGGAAGGCATTGTGTTGACTGTCTCTGTCAGAGGCCCTAACAACTGTGATATCATGGTCAGAGTGGGGATGGTAGTGGACATTAAGACTGAAAGGGTCAACATTAGGGAAACTGAAATAGGGAGCATTATCATTTAAATCcataacctcaacaacaacatttgCTCTCTTCTCCAGTGATGgtgttcctttatcttttactaaaaCCTTAAACTCATACAAgttcttttcttctctgtctagGGACTCAGTTGTGGAAATGAATCCCACATCAGATATCTGAAATGGTAGAATATCTTTTCCATTAGATAATAGAGAATAGGTTAATTGTCCTCCATCTCCAATATCTGGGTCTGTGGCATTGACATATCCAACAGGGAAGTCTTTGTGTTCATTTTCATAGGTGAGAAACTTAAATATGTCCTGACTAAACTGAGGTTGTACATCATTTATGTCAGTAACCAGCATTGAAAACTGTTTCTCTACTTTCAATGGAGGTAAACCCTTATCTTGACATTTAATGGTGAAATTAaagctcttttctctttctctgtctattttaCTCTTGACAACaactttgtatttcttttcagacTCTGAGATTAGCTGAAGATATCTATTTTGTAAATGACACTTCACTTGTCCATTTTCTCCATTGTCATTGTCAATAACATTGACATAAGCAACAAAACTCTGAATTTGTGTTCCTTCAGAGATGACAGCTTTTTTTCCAGTTGACTTAAcaaaaaatttgaagtcaatgttTGGTGGATTATTCAAATGAGTGACACCATTTATAAGGACAATGGCTGTTGAAAACATAGGTATTTTACCATTATCTCTAGCTTCAACAAGCAATTTATATATCCTTCCAAATTGAAATTCTTTCTTTAGAAACAAATATCCAGTTACTTCATCTAATCTGAAACACTTCATGGCATATGTTGATGTTTTGCTATTGAAGACGTAAGATATTAATCCATTTTCTCCTTCATCTAAATCTGTAGCCAACAGCTTTGCAATAGGTTTGTTTAACTGGTGTGTGTCATTTACAGTGACATTATAAGTATTTTGGGAGAACACAGggaaattatcattaatatctttaataattatttttatatgaagTACACCTTTTTTCTGTGGTGATCCATTATCTCTGGCATTTAGCTGAATTTCATAAATGCTTTTTGTCTCACGATCTAAGATATTTTCTAGATTGAGTTGCAATAAATCAGATCCATCCAATTTTTTAGAAACAATCAATTTAAAAGGagtatttaaattttcaatcTCATATGTGATTCTGGAATTCTGAATACTGACATCATTATCAATGGCATTTGGAATTATTTGCTTGGTTCCTATTAGatcattttcatcaaattttaaatgaaattcctTTTTTGGAAATTTGGGGGAATTATCATTAACatcttctattataactttgagttttaatatcttaataacagaatagccatgttgaacagttatttccaatattctgaaaCATTCCACATTATATTGACACAGAATTTCTGCATCCAATATGGCAGCAGTGTACAGTTGTCCTCCCTGTGTAACATTAAATAACTGAGCTGTTTCATCACTACTTCCCTGAACAACATTAAACATCAGTTTGCTGTTATCGTCAAGAGATGGTACAGTATCCAATAAGTGTGTATCAGTGACAATATCTCCAATAAAGCTGTGTATATCATTGTTCTCTTTCACATGGTAGGTATGATCCACACACCAACAATTGTTAACCATTAACAACACCAACCAAAGTATGTATAACATGGTTACAGTCTACAATTCTGTTacaaggaaatatatgtataatgttattGAAACCTATGAAATAATGACTTCTGGAATATTTTCTTCTGTTATCACCTGTAAACATATGAAACATAAAAGCTAATTATGCATTAACAAAGATGAAGTGATCTAGAAAATTCACATCACTGAAAACTGGTAGCAATACAAAATTTTACCAACATATTGCAAGGTGTGTCAAAAAATCTACATTATCATTCCATTCTGTCTATTTATATGCATTTGATAGAATTTTATGACATTTTCCTCCTACACAAATAATTTACGTTTTGGTGTGTAAAAATGTTACATCAATTGTATCATctcttttcttaaattttcagCACTTCAAGAACCTAATTTTGAATTCCTCTATGACTGCTTTGCTTGTGGTTTGGCTGAGGTGAGTCACAATCGGAAATTTGGAGAAGTAGTCACAAATGAGCAGGTAAGTTTTGCCGTTGATTTCAAATAGATCTGTTCCTAGATTTTTTTTATGGGTCACTGGGAACGTCATGAGGTATCAGTGGCTCTCTGTTGTTGGTATTTGCAAATTCTTGGCGTATTTGACAGGATCTGCACATTTCTTcgatgtttttgttgatgtttgtCCAAATAGACACCTTCACGAGAGTGAAGTTTGGTCTTTTTCTATCCCTTGATGAGAGGCATGGAGCTGTACTAGAATGTCATgttgtagaggaggaggaggtatcaACATTAGTGTCCCTTTGAAGATGATTCCATTTCCTACAGCCAATTCGTCTCGAAAAGACCAGTGTGTCTTTATTTCATCAGGGTCTTGTTTGATGTTGTCTGGCCACCCACAGATGATTGCTTCCATCAGTGTAGCCAAAGCAAAATCTCTGCTGGGGAACTCACGCAGTTGGTAATGTTTGATGATGGAAAACTGACAAAGTCAATTTGATTCCATTCACTCTCAAATCAAGGTCAATGTCTTTATTGCCTTCATGGCTTGGGAGGCAAGACAGAGTGTTGGTCAACGTCATGGTATGTCCTGGGTGGTATTTGATCTTGGAATCATATCCTTGTATTTTCTGAAGCATCCTTTGTAGTCAGGGTGGTGCTCAAAGAAGGCATTTTTTTGCTATCACCTCCAGGGGTTTGTGGTCTGTGATGACTTCAAACAGATATCTATAGAGTTGTGTGTGGAAATGGGTGATTCCAAATACTACAGTCAAACTACCCAAACATCGATCATGAAATGCTGGCTGAGTTTTGTCAAGGGCTTTCTATGCAAATGCCACAGGTTTGCTATCTTGTACAATAGCTGCCCCAAGTCCTTTCAAAGAGCTGTCTACCTCAAGTCATGTCTTTTTCTTTAGGTTAAAGAACCAGATGTTTGATTTCTCTGAAATGGttgatttaatttttccaaagCAGTGTATGTGGTCTTCAGACAAATGGTATATTTTTCTTGAGGAGTTCCCTTATTGGTTGTGATTCCATGCTGAAGTTTGGAATGAATGTTGCAAATTAATTCATCATTCACAAAAACTTTTGTAGCTCTTCCTTGTTTTCTGGAACACACAGGTTTCAAATGTCATAAATACTTGCTGGGTCTGGCCTGATGCCATCTttggaataaatatttccaaagaaAGAGATTTCAAGTTGATGAATGTGGCATTAGTCCTAGCTTGAATACCAATCCAGATTCCTTTGCTTTTTCCATGAGTCTTTGTAAATTTCTGTCATGCTCTTCTTCATCTTGCCATGGACAGCGATGTCATCATTTATTGCAACAACCCCAGTTCGAAAGATATTGTGAGATGCTTTCAGACCAAATGACAATTTAGTCCAACAATATCTTCCAAATGGGGTCCTGAAGGTTGTGAGCAGCTGACACTCTTCATCCAAATGAACTGACCAGTATCCTGCTTTTACATCTAGTCTCCCGAAAAAACTAGAACCAGCAAACTGAAggtccttttatcttttactggtttcaattatTGGACGGCAGCCCTACTAGGCACTCTCTAAATACTTATAACACATTCACTCTTTTACAATATTAATACTCCCCAACCATTTTATTCCTAAAGTTATTAAGTTGCAGACTTTTAAAATGGGTCTCTGATTCATTGATATGGTTCGTTTCTAAGAGTCACAGTTACTGAGCCACATTCTGTAATTAACTAttcaatgaaaagaaagaaaaagataaataataacag
This genomic window contains:
- the LOC115218968 gene encoding protocadherin beta-2-like; this encodes MLYILWLVLLMVNNCWCVDHTYHVKENNDIHSFIGDIVTDTHLLDTVPSLDDNSKLMFNVVQGSSDETAQLFNVTQGGQLYTAAILDAEILCQYNVECFRILEITVQHGYSVIKILKLKVIIEDVNDNSPKFPKKEFHLKFDENDLIGTKQIIPNAIDNDVSIQNSRITYEIENLNTPFKLIVSKKLDGSDLLQLNLENILDRETKSIYEIQLNARDNGSPQKKGVLHIKIIIKDINDNFPVFSQNTYNVTVNDTHQLNKPIAKLLATDLDEGENGLISYVFNSKTSTYAMKCFRLDEVTGYLFLKKEFQFGRIYKLLVEARDNGKIPMFSTAIVLINGVTHLNNPPNIDFKFFVKSTGKKAVISEGTQIQSFVAYVNVIDNDNGENGQVKCHLQNRYLQLISESEKKYKVVVKSKIDREREKSFNFTIKCQDKGLPPLKVEKQFSMLVTDINDVQPQFSQDIFKFLTYENEHKDFPVGYVNATDPDIGDGGQLTYSLLSNGKDILPFQISDVGFISTTESLDREEKNLYEFKVLVKDKGTPSLEKRANVVVEVMDLNDNAPYFSFPNVDPFSLNVHYHPHSDHDITVVRASDRDSQHNAFLTYEILRGNEKHLFQMNHHSGVLSFSRSLYQNDAGFYELELGVKDSGSPVLSSTTTLSLTLTVSKNTSKIFKTPSKTTTESSNGLQLNVMIVIVIAAVIVSVVIVISISICIVHRLNQTDNNYNNSVDMYHKVTPALNTQSKYIFDPTCVPPGVQYTMSRKLKPSQDSKVYREDTYCRTLPCDKWNDFTLNRHEQIFIPREESMSPGYRELNNPDQFSEMSTLSSHTDSGHGWSVGSAGHYEELPDLCRYQSDQTWNRRNQLQNTLNRSRGDNKYGYHHHPNVDNNTSCSIDQTPLTITGTTSNITGQHSTVPVKSQFTSDCKPSLPAVPKITTLPKVPSSPQVPPLPPLSATDV
- the LOC118766045 gene encoding protocadherin beta-4-like, which codes for MSLIARDNGSPQKEGVLHIKIIIKDINDNFPVFSQNTYNVTVNDTHQLNKPIAKLLATDLDEGENGLISYFFNAITSKYTEQFFRLDEVTGYLFLKKEFQFGRIYKLFVEARDNGNPPMSSTATVLVTGISHLNNPPKIDVKFVFKSTGNTAVISEGTLIHSFVAFVNAIDNDSGKNGQVKCHLQNRYLQLIAESEKNYKVVVKSEIDRESEKSFNFTIKCQDNGLPPLKVEKQFSVLVTDINDVQPQFSQDIFKFLTYENEHKDFPVGYVNATDPDIGDGGQLTYSLLSNGKDILPFQISDVGFISTTESLDREEKNLYEFKVLVKDKGTPSLEKRANVVVEVMDLNDNAPYFSFPNVDPFTLNVHYHPHSDQDITVVRASDRDSQHNAFLTYEILRGNEKHLFQMNHHSGVLSFSRSLYQNDAGFYELELGVKDSGSPVLSSTTTLSLTLTVSNTTSKIFKTPSKTTTESSNGLQLNVMIVIVIAAVIVSVVIVISISICIVHRLKQTDSNYNNSVDMYHKVTPALNVQSKYIFDPTCVPPGISYTMSRKLKPSQESKVYREDTYCRTMPCDKWNDFTLNRPEQIFIPREESMSPGYRELNNPDQFSEMSTLSSHTDSGQGWSVGSAGHYEELPDLCRYQSDQTWNRRNQLQNTLNRSRGDNKYGYHHQPNVDNNTSCSIDQTPLTITGITSNITGQHSTVPVKSQFTSDCKPSLPAVPKITTLPKVPSSPQVPPLPPLSATDV